Within the Microcebus murinus isolate Inina chromosome 16, M.murinus_Inina_mat1.0, whole genome shotgun sequence genome, the region taaaataaaatgaaatattagtatTGAACTCGTTAGCATTAgctaatattttttgctttttattccttgGTTTAAAATCTGTAAGGAACAGAAATGGGATGATTGATTTTTGGGTCCCTTTACTACCCGCCTGGGGGTAGGTGCTGCTCAGCGGTACCTGTGACCGTGTTTTGACTCAGAGGTTATTACTCAGGGAGACCCTTTTGTGTTTTAGTAGATGACTCAGAAGGAAAGGCTGTGGCCACAAACcatccctacacacacacacacacacacacacacacacgccctgtGCTCCCGAGAGGGGCACCATTATATTCTTCCTTTATTGGCTGTCCTTGTATAATACAAATCTGCAAGTTTAGAtacaaaaaaaatctggaaataaaagatagaaaagtaCCCAGCAGGcaccccttccccttcttcccggACCCCTCCCCAGGGGGCACCACGTGAGGTAACTGAGcatcttcttcccctcccccacctcctgggCCCCCAACTCGGACCCTGCCCCCCCTGAGACGTGGGCCCCAGAGTGGGGGAGGCGATGGGGGTGAGCACAGCATTGGCAGTGAACGCAGCAGTGGGCAGAGGGGAGCCCTTAGCTTGTGCTGTGTATGGGGGGAGGAGACGATCAGACTTGGGGTGGGCACGCGTGTGGGGGCCAGGAGAGCCCCTAAATAGGCATCCCTCCTCCATCCTGCCCAACACTGGAAGGTGGAAGGTCAACAACAGAAACTGGGAAATGTGGCGTGAGCCGAGGGCATTCAGAGGGACTGTGGCCCTCCCCTGGGtctggggtgggagagggcaTTGCCAGCCGAAGTCCGGCAGTGAAATGGCTCCCTTAGCCAGGCTGGGTGCGTCCCTGAATTCCATCCCGTTGCAACCAGGGCGTCACAATGTTGGTTCTGTAGTGTTGGGGGTAGCTGAGAGAAGGGGTGTTGAGGGGGTGCTGAGAGGCAGAGCCCCAGGGAGCAGGAGTAGGGGAGAGGTTGTGCCTCCACTCCCAGGCATGGGGCACCTGGAGATGATGGGGTGGACAGGGCAGCTCGCGCTACAGTTCAATCTCGAAGGTCTTCTGCAGGTCGCCAGAAAAGGGATTGGAAGGCTTCTCTACAGCAGGTTTGCCTTCTAACGCTGCCCACTGGGCCTCAAAGGGGTCCAACTCAGGGGCCGGGGCGGGTGCTGGCTCTGGGGGCCAGGGGGCCCCGTTGGGGCGTGGGTGGGCCTGGCCCCCAGGGGCACTGGGTGCAGCAGGGGGCAGGAAGGCCCCAGCTTTCCCAAGCAGGGtggcaggctgaggctggagctgGGCGGCTGAGCAGAAGGCGTTGGCCACCATCTGCGAGGGTGTGATGCCCACCACGGGCACCCGGGGCATGGGCGGGTAGCCCAAGCCTGGGTAGGCGGGCACGAAAGGGGGCTGCATGTGTGGGGGCGGCAGGAACACGGCCACCTGGGCAGGTGCCGTGTCAAAGGGCCCCACGGGGGCGGGGAAAGGCTGTAGGGCAGGGGGCATGGTGGGCACTGGGGGCACCGAGGctgcttgctgctgctgctgctgctgctgctgctgggccttGGCCACCTGGGACACCTCCTCCAGCCATCGCTCAGCCTCCGAAGGTGTCCGCTTGTGCCCGGGCTGGAAGGCAGTTGCAGGGGGCACAGAGGGCTCCCCCCAGGCAGAAGTCcctggagagaggagaggggcaggtgaggggcCAGGGCTTCAGTGAAAGCAGCGTGGGCTGGGATCAGGAAGGCGTGGGGATTGGAACACAGACTCGAGGGCCAGGCCGCCTGCCTCTGCATCCCTGTTCTGCTCCTTGCTAGCTGTgttgactttgggcaagtgacttaaccatCCGGGACCACGTAATGTGACACTCTAAGGCCCTATGATGAAAAAGGCTAAGtagggcctggcgcggtggctcatgcctgtaatcctagcactctgggaggccaagtcaggtggattactcgagatcaggagttcgaaatcagcactgagcaagagcgagaccccatctctactataaatagaaagaaattaattggccaactaatatatatagaaaaaattagccgagcatggtggcacatgcctgtagtcccagctacttgggaggctgaggcaggaggatcgcttgagcccaggagtttgaggttgctgtgagctaggctgacgccatggcactcactctagcctgggcaacaaagcgagactctgtctcaaaaaaaaaaaaaaaaaaaagaaagaaagaaagaaagaaaaggctaaGTAGGACTGACATCCACCCAGTCCCACTGCACTCCTGACTGGTCAGTGCCAAACTTGGcagcaaatattttgaatattacacTTGATTCTAATACTTTCAGAATGTGTTGTTTTAGGAAGCCAAGATTCTAAGAGTGCATGGATCCTTCTCAGAGTGTATTAGTCTAACACACTGAGAAAGTTCAACAGTTCTAAGTATTGTTTTCTAGGATTCTAGAGTTCTACATTTACATTGTTTGACACTCTGAGGTGCTCCTGTGGTTCTAGGATAAGCCCCCGGCTCTAAGAAGATCCATGGTTCTAAAGTGatgaaatgtttctaaaatgatCTCTTGGCTCTAAGGTGATCCCATAATTCTAGGATAAACTGATGCCTGTGAAATGGCCCCATGTTTCTAAGATGTTCCATGGTTCTAGGATGATCCCAGGGTTCTAAGACAATCGAAGGTTCTGAGGGAAtccctgggctgggtgtggtggctcaggcttaTAATcctacctagcactctgggaggctgaggtgggaggatcatttgaagtcaggatttcaagaccagcctcaagAAGAATGAGACCcatgtctttactaaaaataaaaagaaattagccagacaactaaaaacagaaaaaattagctgggcacagtggtgcatgcctatagtcccagctactcaggaggctgaggcaggaggattgcttgagtccaggagtttgaggttgctgtgagctaggctgatgccacagcactctagcccaggtgacagaatgagactgtctcaaaaaaaaaataataaggtaatCCCATGGCTCTAAAATGATCCATGGTTCTAAACTGATCCCAAGATTCTAAGCCTGTGGAATCCCAAGATTAACCCTGAACGGAGAAGGGGAACTCGGGAGGGGCACTGCAGGTGTCTGCCCGGTGGAAGGGCGGGGTTCACCTGTTGTGGCAGATGGTGGCCCTGCTGCTGGTGCGCCAGCACTGGCAAAGGACGAGCTGATCTGTGTGCACAGAGCATTGATGCCATCGCTGTCACTGGTACCAGGAGGCTCCATCTCAGGCActgggaaggcagggaaggatgGAGGTCAGAAACAGGCCAGGGCCCTGCCCCTTACCCCTGCACCCTCAGGTGGCCCTCTCTTACGACCATGGTCCTTTCCGTCCCATAGTGCAGTAGTGCAGGCCAGCAGGTCCACCCTATAGGAACTAAGTGGCCATGGCCACAAAAATAACTGTCCCTATGTTTGTGTGACATCTGAGTGGTACAACAGCCAAGTTGGTGTGTGACATTTGATGGCTGAAATCCAGGTGTGTGGCATCCTGACGTGTGATTCCCAAGTGCGAGTGAATCCGCCCGTGGGACGCACCAGTGTGTTTGCAAGTATGCGTGACTCTGCGTGTATGGCTTCCAAGTTGGTGTGAATCTGAGTGTGTGACTTCTGAGTGTGTGTGACACGTGCGTGAGGGTGTGACATCCGTGTGAGTCTGGGAAATTTCTGTGTAAATAGCCAACCAGATCCACGCGAGTGTGCAGCTGGTCGCAGGAGTATGAGGTTTCCAAATAAAGCCTGGGGAGCCTGCCACCTCTCAGGGAGTGCCTGCGCAGTCCCGGGTGTGTGCGGCCCTCAGTGTCAGGCTGCATGAGGACAGCGAGTGTGAAGGGGTGTGACGGCCACGAGACGCTGCAGGCGTGCAGCGCGTGTGCGTCACTCTCGGCAAGCACTGGCATCTGCTCAGCAGTTACCTTTTAGAGCAGCTCTGCCTCCTGGATATAGACCAACACCCTCCCACACCAATCCCCGAGGCCAGGAGGGGTGGGTGTCACAGATCTGGCAAATAGAAGCAGGAAGGTGGCCAGACCACATGGCTTCACGGGCTGCTGGGAGGAAGACGGCCCTTCTGCCTGTCTGCCCCAGGCAAAAACTTGGTACTGGGCcacctctctcttctccctttccctcgGCAGATGTTACTTTTAGGTTGTAACCACTCTCCTATCCTTGGCCTGTGGCAGGCATTAGTAATCAAACGTGATGCTTTTTCCTCCACTGAGCTCTTTGCTCACTCTACCCCTCACCTGGCCAGACCTCATGGCCAAATGCCAGAAGGGACAGGTCCTTGTAATTCTATCTTCCCTCCAAGCACAGCAGGACAGTTATACCACCTCTCTCCTAACATTACCTGtagcagacattgctaatcaatcaTTATCTGCCACCTCCTTCCTCCATACGATGGGTACTGTCTCTGCCCAACGCTGTGCCCACAGCTGACGTCACTGACCCATCTCTATGCTCCCTGACCCCTGGATCTCTGTGTGCACTTGTGCCCTTCACTTCATGTTTCCACTGACCAAATTCTGGGAGTCTCCCCTTTGGGCAAAACATTGCACTCCTGctgctctctcttctcccttgccCGTGGCAAACTTTGCTAATTAAGCGTGAGGTGCGCCCCCTCTCCTTTTCTTGCTCATGGCAGACACTGTTAAAAGATCATGATGAATGTCATCCCTAGGCAGATATCATTAATCCCTCACAATACTTTCCTCTGAGCCTGAGGAATACACCTGTGTCTTCACCTGGCCAGATCTCAGGGCTCTACTGGCCTAATGCTTGCAGGGAGTATTAACCTAGCGTGCTGGAGTCTACTCCTGAGCAAAAACAGGCAGCTGTGCTGCTTCTCGTCTTTCCCACACTCAAGGCAGACTTCTTTACCCACAGCAGACTTTGCTAACCCATCATGATGTGTGccatctttctccttttccctcacCACAGCAGACATTGCTAATGGATCATGACTTGTGATGCCTGTCTGCCACCCCAGACCCAGACCAGACATGGCTAATCAAACATGTTTCgtgcctcctctctcctctcccttcccatgGCAGACAGTGCTAATCAATCAGCGTGTCCCACCGCTCCTCTATCCCTTGCCCACATCAGGCAGCGCTACTTGATTCTGACTGACACCACTTCCCACTGGGCCCAGGGCTCACCTGTGCCCTTCACCTGGAAGTCAGTGCGCCGCTGCAGCGTGGACGGCAGCTCATTCAGCCGGAGGCTCAGCTGCCGTTTGAAAGGCGAGTTCTTCTGGCTCAGCGCTGGGAACCCGCGGAAGGAGCCCTGGCGAACCAGCTGCTCCAGAGGGGCATGGCGCCGGGGGATGGCAGCTGCAGTGGTGCCTGCAGCCACCGGGGTGCCGGCCTCACCCTTCTCACCAGGGGATGTGGTGGCTGGTGTCGGGGACACGTGCCCCGGCTGGGCAGGGCCGGGAGCCGCAGTGGGAGCAGCAGCTGCCTCTGCTGGAGACATGGGGGAGACGGGGTTAGACAGCTCACCTTGGCACTCGAGGCCTCTTGGTCACTCCCCAAGGCTGCCAATTATGTCCTGCCCTCCAGACAAGCTGGTCAGAGCCCTGACGCAGCCCTCACCCCCACCCGAGCCAAGATCACCTTCGCTAGGAGGCCCTTGGGAAATTGTCCCCCCGCCTGACCCTCTGTGTTGCCCTAGCTTTCTGCCCTGATCCGACTTGCTCTGCTGCTGTCCCATTCTTCCCCCTGAGACCCTCTGTCTCCCTTTCTGATCATTTGACAAATACTTACTTGGTGCATGAGCAATGTGTCACGCATTGCTCCAGGTGCTTTGCAAGTATCAACTCATTCAATCCACACAACCACCCAGGAGGCTGattctattcctattttacagatgtggaaactgaggcccagcaaaGGTCAGTGATTTGCCCATGTCACACTGCTAGCAAGGGGCAGCTGACTCGAGTCTGTGTGCCAAACAACCGCCCTGACCTGTCTCTCCCTCTAGCGTGGTCTCCCCCGATCATGctctttctctgctctctgctccctctctgtctccctacCTCTCACAATCCTGCCCGCCTCGGGtacctcctcccttcctccagctgTTCCCAGTCATTGCAGACCTGGGCTGGCACGCTTCATCCTCTGAGAGGCTTTCCAGATTGTTCTAGTCCCTCAGCCTGGGATTCCCCCCACTGGACTGTCCTCCTAGTAGGAAACCTGGCCTCCCCACTCAGCACAAGAGGCAGGTTCTTTAAGGGCAGGGCACCCCGCCACCCCcaatccacacacacacccccaacccATCATCCAGGGTGAGGCCAGGAAGAACccacccaggcctggcccagagcaATGGAAAAACAGCCCAGGACAGGTTGGGACCAGGAAAccacctctgtccccacctcACTCTGTGACCTCAGgaagtcccctcccctctccgGGCTCCAGCTTCCCAACTAGAAACCTGAAATAAACATCCCTATGCTACCTGCCAAGGCCTCTGAGTCAGTTCAGGTAGTGAATGTTAAATGCTTTGGAATCCAACAAAGTGTGGTAAACAACTTTTGGAAAGCGCATTGCTCCCTGACTCCTACACCGGGAAGAGCCTGGAGTTAAAATGCAGCGCCTGGAGACTGATCTAGCGCATCCACGTGTTGGGCAAATCAGACCTCACTTTGTAAACCTGTGTTTGGCTGTGCAAATAATAGTGCTTTCTGTACTGCAAAGCCCCTGGAAATTAGACTATCCTTTGAAAACAGCAAAACCCTTTGAAACTCGTGCTTTGCATGTGACagcattctttataaattctgataTCCTTTGTAAACAGCAAAGAAATATGTGTCAGTTGTGAAGGACTGCATAATCAATCGGGGTGTTCTTTATAAACAATAACACATCATAAACTCTATCATTCCCCTTGTCAACTTCACTCTGTAATTGACTTTGTCCATGGTAAAATTCTTTacaaattctaaagaaaatgtaaacagcaAAATACTTCAGAAACTGCGAAGAACTTTGTAAAGAGGTttgtaggccgggtgcggtggctcatgcctataatcctagcactctgggtggccaaggcgggaggattgctcaaggtcaggagtttgagaccagcctgagcaagagcaagaccccgtctctactataaatagaaagaaattaattggctaactatatatatatatatatatatatatatatatatatatatatatatataattagccgggcatggtggcacatgcctgtagtcccagctactcaggaggctgaggcaggaggattgcttgagcccaggagtttgaacttgctgtgagctaagctgacgccgtggcactctagcctgggcaacagaagtgagactctgtctcaaaaaaaaaaaaaaaaaaaaagaggtttgtAAATGGTCatgtaatttacaaataaaaaacctACTTTGTAAACTCTAATATCCTAGTAAGTTATAAAAACTTAGGTTTTcctaactttttatttagaaatattttaaatttacagaaaaatcgTAATAATGGAACAATGAACAAACACGTTCTCTTAATCTGTGGTCCCTGTTGTTAACATTTATCCTATTTGCATGCTCATTTGCTcgctctctattttttttctataccatCAAGCTTGTAGCCTTCACTATGTGCCTCCTAAGAACAAGGATATTCTCCTACAGCATAATTTATCCACAGTATAATTTCTCACTGGGGACATATAACAAAGATAAGTACTATTATCCAATCAACATTCTATATTTCGATTTTCCTAATTGTCCGATTCATGTCCTTTatagatattcttttattttcttcttacaatGCAGGATCCAATTCAGGATCACACATTGCATCTATTAATACTTGTCCAgtttctttagtctcctttaatctggcTCAGTTCCCAATGGTAAATTCTTTGTAAACTCTAagcattattttctaaaatttttaaaactggaatccacagtaaaaaaaaaaaagtaaaaattaaatcacattgTAATTCAACACATacatacaattatatttttaaaaaatcacattgttTGAGAACTTACAAAGTATTTACCATTTACCTAGAATGTTCGAGTTTTACcaggtattttttaaactttctgatCACAGTAAGATATACTTTTTACATGGCAACACCTTACATAGACATACACGTATGCTCAAATAAACGTATCATTAAACTATATTTAACATGTACTATATTCAATGTACTTTGatatatcttctctttctttctctctctctctttctctctttttttttaagagatgggatcttgctctgttgcccaggctagagtgcagtggcgcagtTGTAGCTAACaacagcctctaactcctgggcaaaagcgatcctcctacctcagcctcccgagtagctgggactacaggagaaCTACCATgcccattaatttttaaagtctttgtagagagggggtctgtctatgttgctcaggctggtcttcaactcctggtctcaagtcatcctcctgcctctcagccccccaagtagctacGATTACGGGCACCAGCCACCAGCCTgtatttctacttcattttttaaaatgccaggcACAATCCAGCAAACTAACCTCAGAGGCCTTGATACACATCTTGAAAAGCTCTGGGAGCCCCCGAATGTGGCGGAGAGTAAACTGCTTGGAGCCCCCACCTGATTTGTTGCCCAAAGAACTCCTTAAACTGACATATACTTTGTGAACTGTAACCAAACTTGGGGGTTGCTGCCCTGCCTGGTAAACTGAGCTCCTTGGACCTCTGCAGCTCTCCCCCAAAACTGGGTTCCCGGCCCCACCTCTCCCGACTCTGCCCGGCCGGCCCTGGGCAGCACCCACCTTTCTTCTTGTCCGCGGCCTCGCGCTCGGCGGGCCGCCCGCCCCCCGACAGGCGGAAGGAGCCTTCGCGGGCGAAGCTGGTGCGGCTGGCGTCGAAGGCAGCCGTGACCCCACATTCCTTCTCGCGGCGCTGTTTCCGCTCCAGGCAGGCGGCGAAAGCACAGCCCACGGCGTGGCTCAGCCTCTCACcctggggaggggggttggggcGGGGGTCAGAGGCGCGTCTCTGGGGACCCGACGCCAGGGGCGCTGGGTGGCCCCAGATGCGTCCCTTCACTTCTCTGGGCGCCAGTGCTCCAGGAAGAGCTGCGAACGACAGCCCCGAGCGAAAGAAGCAGGGAGCAAACGAGTGCCTGCTGCACAGCTCCACTTACCTGAAATTCTAGAAGAGGCAAAGTAATCTATAGTGAAAAAAGTCAGAACAGTGGTCGCTtcttggggggcaggggggggacCATTACTGGAAAGGGGCATAAGGGGACATCTGTGCTGCTGGCAATGTTCTAAATCTTGATAAGAGTTTGGTTACACACGTCTTGTGTTGTCAAAATGCATCTGACGTACACCGAAGGTTATGCAGTAGCATTGCTACGCACCGAATGTTCGAGTCTCCCCCTGCCTGTTCCTACGGTGAAGCCCTAATCCTACGGTGATGGggtttgggaggtggggcctttgggagatcaTTAGGGTTATGTTAGGTCATGAGGTGGggtcctcatgatgggattaatgtccttataaaggagagagagataggaggtgtctcccctcccctccccatgggAGGCTCCAGCAGGAAGGCACCCGCCCATCTGCAAACCACGAAGGGAGAACCTGCACCCTGAACTGGACCATGCTGGCACCTGATCTCAGGCTGCCAGCCTCTGGAATGGTGAGAAAGAAATGATtgtcatttaagccacccagtctacagtATTTGGCTACAGCAGCCTGAACAAAGATATGCACGTATTtcacttcaaaagaaaaagatctggaAACAAATATGAATTCTACTTAGTGGTGTGCATGCTGAAGTGTTGAGGGGGAGGTAGTCTGATGTCTGCAACTTtgaaatgcataaagaaaaatcAGATGGGTAGATAGGTGAAAAAGTAAGCACAGGGCAATGCTAACCGTGGGGTCTGGTTGGGGGTGTACAGGTAACTGGGTACTGTATGAGTCTTTCAACTTTGCAGCATGCTTGAGAAAGCTTTATGACGATGTTGGAGTAGAAAACAACAGCCCTTGTTTCTTGAGTGCTTCCTTGGGAGCCCCCAAGGCCAGCCAGCTTGGGATTGATGCTGGCTTCCCAGTTCCTAACTGTATGTTCTCAAAAATGTCACTGTCAATGTCTCAGGCACTGTCACAGTGCTTGagtctcctcacctgtaaagtgaggTTCTCAAGAATACATACTTTACAGGGTTGTAGCAATAATCAGGTGAACTACGATAGGCAAGGCATACGCATAGAGCCACACACAGGAATTACCACGTACGTGTCAGTGGAAATCTGTCCAGTCCTGGGCTGAGCCCTGACTGGCATCCTCTCACAGAATCCTCGCAGCAGTGCCAAGAGATGGACGCTCTTATgaacccattttacaggtgaagaaactgaggttcaggtgACACATCAACACACCTATTATAACAAGTGACAGCTGGGATTCAGAGATGTATCTGACTTCTGTTTCCCAACCAAGTTGCTCAGCTACCACTTAAAGTTAAACTTGAGGACAAAAATCCTCcacaaaatattggcaaatcaaACCTAGCAGCGTATTAAAAGGACTATGTACCATGACCAAGtaagatttatcccaggaatgcaaggttggttcaacatatgaaaaacagCCAGTGTAATAGGGGAAAacattaataggaaaaaaaaccacatgaaggggaaaaaaataactatatcaattggtgcagaaaaagcatttaacaaagtccaatacccttttatgataaaaacactcaacaaactaggaatagaagacaACTTCCTTAACCTGATAAGGGACTTTTATGAAAAccccacaactaacatcataatcaatggggaaaaaatgaaaactttcccCCTacgatcagaaacaagacaaggatattcATTTTCCTCACTTCTTTTCAATGTTGTACAAGAAATTTTAGCCAGAATAATTAGacgagaaaaagaaataaaaggcatccaaattggaaatagagaagtaaaaaaaaaattttcacctcaaaaagaaagaaaaagttaaagttGAGGAATCCTGGGAATTCTACTGCTTTAATGCTTAAAACTTCCTACTTCCCCAGAAGTGAGGAGGAATTCACCCAACATCACACTGTTTACTCAGAGGATGGTCCTGTTCTTTTTCAGCTTT harbors:
- the NUMBL gene encoding numb-like protein isoform X2 → MSRSAAASGGPRRPEQHLPPAPCGAPGPLETSRTEPDGAGTMNKLRQSLRRRKPAYVPEASRPHQWQADEDAVRKGTCSFPVRYLGHVEVEESRGMHVCEEAVKKLKAMGRKSVKSVLWVSADGLRVVDDKTKDLLVDQTIEKVSFCAPDRNLDKAFSYICRDGTTRRWICHCFLALKDSGERLSHAVGCAFAACLERKQRREKECGVTAAFDASRTSFAREGSFRLSGGGRPAEREAADKKKAEAAAAPTAAPGPAQPGHVSPTPATTSPGEKGEAGTPVAAGTTAAAIPRRHAPLEQLVRQGSFRGFPALSQKNSPFKRQLSLRLNELPSTLQRRTDFQVKGTVPEMEPPGTSDSDGINALCTQISSSFASAGAPAAGPPSATTGTSAWGEPSVPPATAFQPGHKRTPSEAERWLEEVSQVAKAQQQQQQQQQQAASVPPVPTMPPALQPFPAPVGPFDTAPAQVAVFLPPPHMQPPFVPAYPGLGYPPMPRVPVVGITPSQMVANAFCSAAQLQPQPATLLGKAGAFLPPAAPSAPGGQAHPRPNGAPWPPEPAPAPAPELDPFEAQWAALEGKPAVEKPSNPFSGDLQKTFEIEL
- the NUMBL gene encoding numb-like protein isoform X1, whose protein sequence is MSRSAAASGGPRRPEQHLPPAPCGAPGPLETSRTEPDGAGTMNKLRQSLRRRKPAYVPEASRPHQWQADEDAVRKGTCSFPVRYLGHVEVEESRGMHVCEEAVKKLKAVSEAGAREGRGQRGQGSPDLTRSLCPHLSPQMGRKSVKSVLWVSADGLRVVDDKTKDLLVDQTIEKVSFCAPDRNLDKAFSYICRDGTTRRWICHCFLALKDSGERLSHAVGCAFAACLERKQRREKECGVTAAFDASRTSFAREGSFRLSGGGRPAEREAADKKKAEAAAAPTAAPGPAQPGHVSPTPATTSPGEKGEAGTPVAAGTTAAAIPRRHAPLEQLVRQGSFRGFPALSQKNSPFKRQLSLRLNELPSTLQRRTDFQVKGTVPEMEPPGTSDSDGINALCTQISSSFASAGAPAAGPPSATTGTSAWGEPSVPPATAFQPGHKRTPSEAERWLEEVSQVAKAQQQQQQQQQQAASVPPVPTMPPALQPFPAPVGPFDTAPAQVAVFLPPPHMQPPFVPAYPGLGYPPMPRVPVVGITPSQMVANAFCSAAQLQPQPATLLGKAGAFLPPAAPSAPGGQAHPRPNGAPWPPEPAPAPAPELDPFEAQWAALEGKPAVEKPSNPFSGDLQKTFEIEL